From the genome of Anoplopoma fimbria isolate UVic2021 breed Golden Eagle Sablefish chromosome 1, Afim_UVic_2022, whole genome shotgun sequence, one region includes:
- the LOC129096513 gene encoding sarcolipin, with translation MDRSVKELLLNFMIVLMTVLLMWLLVKTYQD, from the coding sequence ATGGACCGCTCGGTAAAGGAGCTGTTACTCAACTTCATGATCGTCTTAATGACTGTGCTGCTGATGTGGCTGCTGGTGAAAACTTACCAGGACTAA